Proteins from one Sabethes cyaneus chromosome 2, idSabCyanKW18_F2, whole genome shotgun sequence genomic window:
- the LOC128734066 gene encoding myotubularin-related protein 8 isoform X2 — MEHITTPKIENVRMIDRYNSKNPTVGVLYLTATHLIFVDPDANKETWVLYMHIASVEKLPLSTTGSPLLIRCKTFLSITFVIPKERECHDVYTTLMKLYQPVNIKNLYCFQYTSNAKELPKSTGWDYFKLENEFKRMRVPNDQWNLCTLNQNYELCDTYPQQLYVPVETSTAMLLGSSRFRSKGRLPALTYLHSNKASICRCSQPLSGFSARCLEDEQMLEAVRKTNPNCGFMYVVDTRPRINAMANRAAGKGYENEANYENIKFQFLGIENIHTMRTSLQKVIECCEQKSPTMNSFLNALESSGWLKHIRSILDTSSFIANAVDKGISVVVHCSDGWDRTAQVCSLAALMLDPYYRTIKGFQALIEKDWLAFGHKFSDRCGHIQNDPKEVSPVFTQLLDCTWQLMQQRNDAFEFNERFLLILHDHVMSCQYGTFIGNCEKDRLDLRLSEKTFSLWGYMSNHLNEYINPLYRPEMDETIRPNLAPQCIRFWRGMYSRFESGIHPREPLDDLLVASKDHSTSLDDHVQLLTKRINSFKNMISKSAKRLQGTKYVDNRNIEVNDNRYNYDKRLSELSCADDDHPLKSCNVSNSNHNNTEANDNTLAAAQQLSEELTSVAVEWKPLRSVSNCPSCSIPFDQISKKNHCWKCGNVFCSRCIDKTVALAGHNSGSLVPVCRNCYREVQQVSP, encoded by the exons GTCCTGTACATGCATATTGCAAGCGTTGAGAAACTCCCTCTCAGCACTACCGGTTCACCGTTGTTAATACGGTGCAAAACATTCCTCTCTATCACGTTCGTTATCCCGAAAGAACGTGAGTGCCATGATGTGTACACAACGCTGATGAAACTTTACCAACCGGTGAACATCAAGAATCTCTACTGCTTCCAATACACGAGCAACGCAAAGGAGCTACCAAAATCGACCGGTTGGGATTATTTCAAGCTGGAGAACGAGTTCAAGCGGATGCGTGTTCCGAATGACCAGTGGAACCTGTGCACGCTGAACCAGAACTATGAACTGTGCGACACCTACCCGCAGCAGTTGTACGTGCCGGTGGAAACCAGTACGGCCATGCTGCTGGGAAGCTCTCGCTTCCGGTCGAAGGGACGCCTTCCGGCGTTGACCTATTTGCACTCGAACAAGGCATCGATCTGTCGTTGCAGTCAGCCCCTATCTGGCTTCAGCGCTCGCTGCCTCGAGGACGAGCAAATGCTCGAAGCGGTACGGAAAACCAACCCGAACTGCGGTTTTATGTATGTCGTCGACACCAGACCAAGG ATTAACGCGATGGCAAACCGGGCGGCTGGAAAAGGCTACGAGAATGAGGCCAACTATGAGAATATAAAATTCCAGTTTCTCGGCATCGAAAACATCCACACGATGCGAACCAGTCTGCAGAAAGTAATTGAAT GTTGCGAGCAGAAATCTCCCACAATGAACAGCTTTCTCAACGCGCTGGAATCGTCCGGATGGCTCAAGCACATCCGATCGATATTGGATACTTCGAG CTTCATTGCTAATGCCGTTGATAAAGGGATTTCCGTCGTCGTACACTGTTCCGATGGTTGGGATAGAACGGCACAAGTGTGCTCTCTTGCTGCTCTCATGCTGGATCCGTATTACCGTACCATCAAAGGATTTCAG GCACTGATTGAAAAAGACTGGCTAGCGTTCGGGCACAAATTCAGTGACCGTTGCGGTCACATTCAGAACGACCCGAAAGAGGTATCGCCGGTGTTTACGCAGCTGCTGGACTGCACCTGGCAGCTGATGCAGCAACGGAACGACGCTTTCGAGTTCAATGAACGGTTTCTGTTGATTCTCCATGACCACGTTATGTCCTGTCAGTACGGTACGTTCATAGGAAATTGTGAAAAGGATCGACTGGATCTGAGACTATCGGAGAAAACCTTTTCTTTGTGGGGTTACATGTCGAACCATTTGAACGAGTACATCAATCCACTGTATAGGCCGGAAATGGACGAAACAATACGACCAAATTTGGCTCCGCAGTGTATCAGGTTTTGGCGTGGAATGTACAGCCGGTTTGAGAGTGGAATACATCCGCGAGAACCGCTGGATGATTTGCTGGTAGCGAGCAAGGACCATTCAACATCACTAGATGATCATGTGCAGCttttaacaaag cGCATCAACAGCTTCAAAAATATGATTTCCAAATCGGCAAAGCGACTGCAGGGAACAAAGTACGTTGATAATCGTAACATCGAGGTCAATGACAACCGATACAACTACGATAAGAGGCTAAGTGAGCTGTCCTGCGCTGACGATGACCATCCTCTCAAAAGTTGCAACGTTTCCAACTCAAACCATAAT AACACCGAAGCAAACGACAACACACTAGCAGCCGCGCAGCAACTTTCGGAAGAACTAACCTCGGTGGCAGTCGAATGGAAACCGCTCAGAAGCGTTTCCAACTGTCCCTCGTGCTCGATACCGTTCGATCAGATCAGTAAAAAG AACCACTGCTGGAAGTGTGGTAACGTTTTCTGCAGTCGCTGCATCGACAAAACCGTAGCCCTGGCCGGGCACAACAGCGGCAGCCTCGTGCCGGTCTGTCGGAATTGCTACCGAGAAGTGCAACAAGTCAGCCCCTAG
- the LOC128734066 gene encoding myotubularin-related protein 8 isoform X1 produces MEHITTPKIENVRMIDRYNSKNPTVGVLYLTATHLIFVDPDANKETWVLYMHIASVEKLPLSTTGSPLLIRCKTFLSITFVIPKERECHDVYTTLMKLYQPVNIKNLYCFQYTSNAKELPKSTGWDYFKLENEFKRMRVPNDQWNLCTLNQNYELCDTYPQQLYVPVETSTAMLLGSSRFRSKGRLPALTYLHSNKASICRCSQPLSGFSARCLEDEQMLEAVRKTNPNCGFMYVVDTRPRINAMANRAAGKGYENEANYENIKFQFLGIENIHTMRTSLQKVIECCEQKSPTMNSFLNALESSGWLKHIRSILDTSSFIANAVDKGISVVVHCSDGWDRTAQVCSLAALMLDPYYRTIKGFQALIEKDWLAFGHKFSDRCGHIQNDPKEVSPVFTQLLDCTWQLMQQRNDAFEFNERFLLILHDHVMSCQYGTFIGNCEKDRLDLRLSEKTFSLWGYMSNHLNEYINPLYRPEMDETIRPNLAPQCIRFWRGMYSRFESGIHPREPLDDLLVASKDHSTSLDDHVQLLTKRINSFKNMISKSAKRLQGTKYVDNRNIEVNDNRYNYDKRLSELSCADDDHPLKSCNVSNSNHNNTEANDNTLAAAQQLSEELTSVAVEWKPLRSVSNCPSCSIPFDQISKKQNHCWKCGNVFCSRCIDKTVALAGHNSGSLVPVCRNCYREVQQVSP; encoded by the exons GTCCTGTACATGCATATTGCAAGCGTTGAGAAACTCCCTCTCAGCACTACCGGTTCACCGTTGTTAATACGGTGCAAAACATTCCTCTCTATCACGTTCGTTATCCCGAAAGAACGTGAGTGCCATGATGTGTACACAACGCTGATGAAACTTTACCAACCGGTGAACATCAAGAATCTCTACTGCTTCCAATACACGAGCAACGCAAAGGAGCTACCAAAATCGACCGGTTGGGATTATTTCAAGCTGGAGAACGAGTTCAAGCGGATGCGTGTTCCGAATGACCAGTGGAACCTGTGCACGCTGAACCAGAACTATGAACTGTGCGACACCTACCCGCAGCAGTTGTACGTGCCGGTGGAAACCAGTACGGCCATGCTGCTGGGAAGCTCTCGCTTCCGGTCGAAGGGACGCCTTCCGGCGTTGACCTATTTGCACTCGAACAAGGCATCGATCTGTCGTTGCAGTCAGCCCCTATCTGGCTTCAGCGCTCGCTGCCTCGAGGACGAGCAAATGCTCGAAGCGGTACGGAAAACCAACCCGAACTGCGGTTTTATGTATGTCGTCGACACCAGACCAAGG ATTAACGCGATGGCAAACCGGGCGGCTGGAAAAGGCTACGAGAATGAGGCCAACTATGAGAATATAAAATTCCAGTTTCTCGGCATCGAAAACATCCACACGATGCGAACCAGTCTGCAGAAAGTAATTGAAT GTTGCGAGCAGAAATCTCCCACAATGAACAGCTTTCTCAACGCGCTGGAATCGTCCGGATGGCTCAAGCACATCCGATCGATATTGGATACTTCGAG CTTCATTGCTAATGCCGTTGATAAAGGGATTTCCGTCGTCGTACACTGTTCCGATGGTTGGGATAGAACGGCACAAGTGTGCTCTCTTGCTGCTCTCATGCTGGATCCGTATTACCGTACCATCAAAGGATTTCAG GCACTGATTGAAAAAGACTGGCTAGCGTTCGGGCACAAATTCAGTGACCGTTGCGGTCACATTCAGAACGACCCGAAAGAGGTATCGCCGGTGTTTACGCAGCTGCTGGACTGCACCTGGCAGCTGATGCAGCAACGGAACGACGCTTTCGAGTTCAATGAACGGTTTCTGTTGATTCTCCATGACCACGTTATGTCCTGTCAGTACGGTACGTTCATAGGAAATTGTGAAAAGGATCGACTGGATCTGAGACTATCGGAGAAAACCTTTTCTTTGTGGGGTTACATGTCGAACCATTTGAACGAGTACATCAATCCACTGTATAGGCCGGAAATGGACGAAACAATACGACCAAATTTGGCTCCGCAGTGTATCAGGTTTTGGCGTGGAATGTACAGCCGGTTTGAGAGTGGAATACATCCGCGAGAACCGCTGGATGATTTGCTGGTAGCGAGCAAGGACCATTCAACATCACTAGATGATCATGTGCAGCttttaacaaag cGCATCAACAGCTTCAAAAATATGATTTCCAAATCGGCAAAGCGACTGCAGGGAACAAAGTACGTTGATAATCGTAACATCGAGGTCAATGACAACCGATACAACTACGATAAGAGGCTAAGTGAGCTGTCCTGCGCTGACGATGACCATCCTCTCAAAAGTTGCAACGTTTCCAACTCAAACCATAAT AACACCGAAGCAAACGACAACACACTAGCAGCCGCGCAGCAACTTTCGGAAGAACTAACCTCGGTGGCAGTCGAATGGAAACCGCTCAGAAGCGTTTCCAACTGTCCCTCGTGCTCGATACCGTTCGATCAGATCAGTAAAAAG CAGAACCACTGCTGGAAGTGTGGTAACGTTTTCTGCAGTCGCTGCATCGACAAAACCGTAGCCCTGGCCGGGCACAACAGCGGCAGCCTCGTGCCGGTCTGTCGGAATTGCTACCGAGAAGTGCAACAAGTCAGCCCCTAG